Genomic DNA from Misgurnus anguillicaudatus chromosome 18, ASM2758022v2, whole genome shotgun sequence:
tgttctttcattCGTTCTTTATTTCGTTAGttcgttctttctttcatttgctcgctctttcattctttcttttgtttgttctttcatttgttctttctttcttttgttctttctttcgttctttATTTCGTTCGTTCTTCTTTTGCTCGTTTTTTTGGTTGGttcgttctttctttcatttgttctttcttttgttcgtttgttctttcattcattatttcatttgtttgttctttcttttgttTGCTCGCTCTTTCGTTCattcttttgtttttctttggtttgtcctttctttctttcttttgtctgttcattttttctttcgttctttctttcattttttctttctttcattctttattTCGTTTGCAAATTTTTTTGGTtggttctttctttcttgctttctttctttctttctttcatttgttttttcttttgttcGTTCGTTATTTATTTCGTTCgttatttctttcttttgttttctCACTCTTTCGTTCGTTCTTTTGtttgttctttcttttttctgtccgttctttctttcatttgttctttctttcttttattctttgtttagtttgttctttcatttgttcttttgttctttctttcctttGTGTTTACAATTATAATAAACAGTTTACAAGGCATAGATTTAAAGTTGACATATTCTCTCCATACAAATAACGGATCACTAACTCAGATAATGGCACGTTGTGGAGGAAACCATCTACTGGTGAAGAATGGGACGAGGACTGCAATTGTTACAGAGGACCAGAGTTTGGATGGAGTACTTTCATCTCACATGATCAGCTTCACAGAAAAGACTTCATCAAGAATGATGACCTAATTATTACTGCTAATTTTGatggtaaaaaaataatcaaaaaatagtccctagctgtcattggggtggtaccctttgaAAACGTATACCTTTGcacatatacatttatatatctttaacaaagaaccatttaatcaacgatttttttaaagaaacatttcttccatactgtacatttttataatctgacATTTTataaccttttgtgaaacaaaaTCTTTTCAGATGataaaggttctttaaagaaccatttagaaAGAGAAGGTTCTTCAATGGCATAATGaaacacctttattttttagagAGTATTAGGACCTTTCttaagggtactgtcccagtgacattgtaaaaaatacatgATAATTCATTTAAGACAGTTGTGTTGCCCGTCAATATGATTTTAAATGGTCTTTCCCCCATCAGATTTGACGCATCTCATACAATCAGAAGTACCAGTCAAGCCCAAACTTTCAATTGTCAGCCAAACTGTAGAAGAAAGCATTGGGAACCCAAAAGTTCGGAGGGCACGTGCACTCGTCGACCCATGTCAACCCAATCCTTGCTATAATGGAGGTGCATGTGTCAATATTCAAGGGAAAGCAACATGCAGGTTAGCTCATCTAAACCTGAAAATTATTACAGCTTATTTAGGAACTGCATTAAAAAGACACTGGATGTGTTTGATTTCTAACAGTgacttaaattattattaattatatttatgcatttaatcTATACATACTATGTGTGTTCCATGGGATCTTTGTATTGGTGGTATGCTCAGCTATCAGTTAAgctattcatgaatatcagctgacatcactcacatctcaaacttgtggttgcaaaagaactagaagctatgccttcaatatgttgtgagcatcaaaatcgctatttttacCACGAAGTGAACGTGAACTCGAACATTGAGACCATTGTTTGTGTACAGAGTTTACAAAAAGAAGGTTTTGGacaactgactttggttgttttggtGTCCGCTGCTCGCCAccatcttgccagtcaagaTGTATTAATCTCCGAATGCGacgtaaggagggaggagagtaaagatggatagctcctaaagcatatttccatataaatgcacagataatttgttgttttgttgcaagtgaaaaacaatattgaccttgTGGTTGAAAAAAGAGCCTCATATGAGATTTATTCATTCACATTTGGAGATCGATTCTTTATGTCTGGCAAAGATGGTGAGCGGACGCCATAGCAGCCAGGGTCAGgtgttcaaaacctttctttttggtaaactctgtgtacacaaacaatgttctcggTGCTCACGTTCATGTGTGGAGATCCCGGTGATGCTTCGAgaaaagtttcatgttgtgtcgtgcttcttagtgttgtaaaaatagtggtagttcggtagcagTGGACAGCGtctggaagaacgcatcagggatcgtGTAGGCGTCACAGCCTCAccaagatatatattttttaaagtagtgtttcttttcatgacagtcgaggtgcgaaatgttgtctttcatagCCATTTCCCGTATCCGTAAGAATCATaaacagtaaaagataagaaattcgtaaatcgtagcaagctagccaatgcATGTCACtgtcagtagcctactgttactcggtaggtactcaagatggcggcaggcaactggaatgatctaaaaggtcacatgactgatattcatgaaAAGGAGCATTATGATGGTTATATAACACTTGTATgatgaaaaatacactgtatCTCTTCTGCAGGTGTATCTCTGGACAAGCCATTGTATACATGGGCGATAACTGTGAGAAACAGCAGATTGATGGAGGAATTCTGGGTGTTTTGATAGGCGGTGTTGCAGGCACGCTAACACTTACTGTTGGTATTATTGCTGTTATCTACAAACAGTAGAAAACTTTATAATGCTATGAATGGGACAGTTATAATTTCCTACTTAATGTAGTTAGTATTAACATTCAAGTTACAACATTAGTCTTAATTTGATCAAATTTGACTTATCTAAATAAAATCACTAAGTATTTTATATCAAGTATTTTATTGATGAATCATCTTACAGTTTATTTTCAATTTATACTCAAATGTGTGTACTTTATCATCTTTTTCATACAACTTTACAAAATGAAGAAGCAGAACTTATGAgcaaaattatttaacaaaatttaTTAAGCTcccttgacatttttgcaaatcCTAACTATCAGTCACAACTATcagttattttttatataaacagtGTTTAGTTTACAGTGTTAAAGAAgtatttttctgtatttattgtattataTGTGGTTTGCTCTTTGTACTGTATGGTTTTGAATGTCTGACTGCTAATTCACCCTAGCTTTCTATATGGAATGTATACAATACATATTTCTATATCTACCTATCAGTCATTTGAAAAATATATCCATATTTATGAGCGCTTAGACATGTTAAATGAAATGgttttaaatgtacaatatattttGCCCAAAGTGACAAAACTATTATTAAAATGGTAAAACAGCACATAGAAATTGAAGCAGAGCTAAAATTGTAAAATATAGTGGTATAGTGGTCATTGTTATTACAACTGAGGCAGATCACATTGATATGAGATTAgaacaacacaatttttacaTTGCATTTAAGAGCATAAAACAATAGTCATgagatgttattttaaataaataagtgtaGAAACACTACAGATAAATTGCAGATATGTACAATAGCTCTTTCATTGTtcctttaaaatatacaaacaacTATCATAAATTAGTGCACttgcataaatatatatatttgtctCTGTTTCTCACTCTTTGTTCCTAAAATTTAAGTATGTTAAAGGGACGACCACAGATTTTGGGTCTTTGAAAGTACAAAAGTCCTTTTGGATCTTCATCAAACTCTCCCCTCCCCTATTTTTGTTGCCTCTGCTGCCGCTGTAGCTCTTGAGGTCTATCCATGTCCTTCATTGTTTTACATGCTCGTACTGTAATACACAATTAAAATAAGAGGAATTAAACAATGTTTGATTTAAGTTAACCTTCAACTGGTTGTAAACATAACAAGGGAATTAGgtaaaatgcaaatgtataccttgtgtCTGTGTTTTCCTTGTACAGATCATTTATTTTCCATCTTTGGCTGGTTTCTGAATGAAAACATACAACGAAAATGtatcaatttaaataaaattgtttgGTAACACTGCTGTTTTACATGCTTCAAAACACCCCAACTGGCAGTAGACTACAGGGCGGATTCGTTTCCGCCCCGGAGTCTCTTGCTGTGTGGGACTGAACTCGCCGTTTCCTTACCCCCATAACTATTCTCAATATTTCATCTCGGACCTGgaatgaaaaaacaaacaaacattagtGGTCTGTGGTTGTAACCATACTGAACAGATGCAATATCAGTACCAACAGGAACGTACCCTCTTCTCTGCAAAACATCCCGTCAACAAGATGAAGAAACCCTGAAAGAAATTGTACAAGTTATTAAACACACCATTTTCACAGTTACGTTTCATTGAAAGTGTTATCGTTGGTGCGAATGAATACCTGAAGGGAGTTGACTATAGTGAAGGCATACTGAACGAGGATGGTAGTAAACTGTGTGAAGTCGTCCATTATGAAAACCAGGAATCCCAGAACCCAAGTTCCTCCAAAAACGGGTGTGAGGAAGAGAATGACTTTGATTACGGCTTTCGCTGACTCTTTGTCCGCCTTTTTGTCGGCTTCCGCTCCAGACGGCTTTAAGACCGTCGCGATGACCACCACCATGGAACATATGTTTGCGAACACAATGAACCCAACTGGAAAGAGGAACGCGTAGATGGATCCAACCATTGCTGACTGATAGGTAAGCCAGCAGGTCTTCACGCTGAAGTATTCAACTTGTTTGGTCTGATCGTAGTACACGTACGTAGCCGCCACAGTCAATGTCGGACAGACGTAGCCGAGCGTGTATCCTATGATCATGTACACCTTTTTCGAAATGTGGCTGAAAACAAAAATGAGCTGGTAGgccaacatgatgctgagggaAAGCATCCAGAAGAACATGGCCAGGAAGAAGTAATGCTTCGCCACCACCAAAATAAGACATGCGGTTTCACTCAAAATCGATGGGAAAGCGGAAGCCAGGAAGCTGATGTCGGCCAAGAGCAGACACAGAGAGATGTTGATGAGGGCCGTGTGCCTGAAATAGGACAAGCTGGACTTGACCACGGTCTTCCAGACCAAACCCTCGATAATGATGTAGACGATCAGAGAGCAGATTGAAATGCCCAGCCCGACATAAGTGAGCTGATCTAGAAAAGGCAAGCTGACGGCAAACTTGGACATGAGCATGGAGAATGAGGTGAGATGGTTGCATTCGCAGTAAGCGGTTCCTCCTGGATTTTTCACGTACTCGCAGCCGTCGGTCGACCATCTTTCCTCTGTGACGTTCCAGAACACGCATTGCATATCACCAGACTCTTCGGTTTGGAAAGCCATTTTGATGTTGACTGTCGATGAACTCCTGTTCTCAGCGGTGGTGGACACGACTATGCTAGGAAACAACGCATGTTCGTAGCCCAATTTTGGCATGCGGTCCGCCAAGTTCTGTATTCCCATGGTTTTTACCAAATCTGCAGTGGCGTTCAGGCCGACATCCACGTTGAAAACGCTTTGGTTGCAAGACGAGCCAGCTCGGCAAATCCCTAGCTGAATGTTGGAAGAATTGTAACCATTGCTGTTATTGATCCGGATGCTGTACATGAGATTTTCCACGGATGCCAGATATTGAGTGGCCAGGTTGTTGGTCACCGTTTTGTCTCCTACATCCCAGCTTATATTCAACATACTGCTGGCTGACTCGAGGAAATTCTTGAGAAGAAGAGAAGAAATGATTACTTTAAAAACGAGAAATGCTTGCTTTTATATAATGGCAGTGAAAGGAAGATGCTCACTTCCAGAAGGTTCTCGCCCAGTGGCATGTTTGCTGACGCACTCTTCATAGTTTCGAAAACAGAAACAGCAGCTCGGACGTCACCGATACCATTTCCGCCTTCTTCAGCTGTGTTGTTTCTCAAACTCTCAAAGATATAGGCGGCGATTTCTTGTGTCGCCCCAAGTCCTTTTTCGAAATCCTGGAGAGACATAATTGAGCCTGTTAGACTGATTGTTTCCACATCATTAGAGTCATTAGATTTGATCAAGATATACATACCGATGCTTGCGAGGTGATTGTGTTCAAGACTGCTTTGACACACAAGCAGATTTCATCCGCCCACGTATTTCCATTGCACTTGCGTGTATATACGCCCTGTTTTCCAACTTCAGTACAATAAAGAGTTGCCGTTTCATTATCCTTCGTTTTCGGCCACGTTCTGTCTGCAATCACTTCCTGTGCACAAAACCCGTCGCCAGctgaaaataaagtaaaatgtcaaTTTTACAAATGTTGTAGCATCAAAGGGAGAATTTGTAGGATCTGCAAACATGCAATCACATATCCTTCTTGGTTTTGTAATACTTACGGTATATTACTGGTAATTTTATTGTGCGATTGCGTAGCTGATACCGTGTGTTCTCTAATGTACAGGAAGCATCGTATGAACGTGGTTTAGTAGCCGCTGCGCAATCGATACTGAATGATGCGGTATACATGATGATGCCATTGCTCACTGCAAAACAAGAAAAGCACTGTTGGCAATGTTTGCTTGAAAAAACTTCATTTATTTGCACTTCATGGCTAGGGATGTGGGTTTTGGGTAGGTGCAGCATACGTATATAAAATGCACAGTGGTCCCAAAAGGAACTTAAAGGTAAATATGCCAATTCATTTCATAACAGTGGCGAAGCCAGAAATCTTCAAGTGGATGGGCCTTTATAAAACAGGGTGGGCAAAGCATAGAATGTACATAAACTGGGGGCATGCACAACAAAGCTTTTACACTCGTGCCGGCGTATGTTTtttttccaatggaagcgcagCGTTTTTCAAAACAGCCAGCAGCTGTCAGTTTTTTCCGTGCTGTGAAAGCCAGGTTGGTGGTTGAGCACCAAgacgagagttgaaaaatattcaactttgggtgaaaagctcagctgtCAATGTAAGTTCTCACACggcgtccaatcacagtggagaaagggcggacaaatatcacaacaaccaaccgtctcacagctcatttagttatttttgttaaattatttacacatttgtCTGGAAAATGGCCTTCTGATTGGGTGTGCCACAACTCAAAGTGGGTGGGCCCAGGCCTGCGCAGGCCCACTCGTAGCTTCGCCACTGTTtcataacaaaatattttaagtaaaaaattaaGAAGTAGGCTTATTAATATGGGAtcatgtctgtgaaatccaggataaagtctcataatctaattatttaatatgtttgtttttaagcattaaattttactttaatttaaattgACATGACACCTTACACAGGACCTTATACACAAGATGCATTTTCaccaaatgttttgggttttcCCAGGCATGTTGTTAAGCCATTTTCTTTGACTGGATCCAGTATCATTGGCAGAGTAACAACATGAGTACTTCCTTTAGCCGAATTAAAACAGTAGATGATGCTAGATTTGTGATTCCCAATGAGCACACATACAGTAATGAAAAAATGCACCATAAGTTGTTTAGGCCTACATAAAGTGTCAGCCATGTTAAAACAGTTAAATCAAACTTtggtgctcctaatctcatcgctagattataaaactttagcctgaatttcacagaTAAGGTGCTCACTTGTGTAGTTGGTACTTGTTCATCAGCTCCAATTTTTAGTTTAGCTGTATATGTTTCTATGCTTGTCTCAATCGTACAGTTAAGGACAACAGTGGCGGTTGGGGTCGAAGTGCAGTCTGCTGTTGGTGGGGTAGCCGTCACATTAATAACCTCTGGCAACAGTGCGATCGCAATGGGTGCCATGGCCATGTGAGCTATGTTTTTAGTGGTAAACAGGCAACTGTACGTTCCTGAAATATCAAAGGAGTGATTTAAGATTACGGTACTGAAACAATAAAACACATGCCGTCCTGTAGCACTTTGATGATTGTTGTGACTTACCTGACCAAAATCCATTTGTCGATAGAAGTGTGACTGTTGAAGTTGTGGTACATACATCTGATAGCATGACTTGACTTCCTGGTCCCAGGGTCATTGGACTTTCACTATCCCTGGTCATTTGCCACATACACGAGTCCATCTGTTCTATACAGGTACAGTTCAGTTGCTGTCTCGCGTTATAGCACAACTTTTCTTCGGGTGCTTCGATGTAAACCATTCCTGTTAATGATAAAATGTAGTACTGTGACAGTGAAGTGACAAATGAACCAACTGATTGGTGAACCAATGGATGCGGCGTTTACCTAGTGTCTTAAGGTTGAGAGAATAAAATGTTGCATTATTTAGCAGTGTAGTGACTATGCTTTGCACTTTGGCAgtggaaaacacagaaaacagaTTCACTGTGAAATTGTGCTGGTACGTATTTAACCCTGTGAGACTGTTTGAAAGAAGACAGAAAAGGTTTCGGTTAAATCATTCAAACACTcttattcaaaataaatgaCCATACAATTTCATAAAAATGGCAAACGTTAATAAAACAATGATAAGGAAATAAATCTCACACGCTGCCAGTTCCGTTAAACGTATTGAAGGCGTTTAGCACACGGAAAGCAGGCTCAATCTGAAAAGCAAATGCGTCTGATGATTGTTTCTGTATGATACATGTATGTGGTCTGACATTTGAACTTTATGAGTCATTAGGCTACTTAATgaactattttttattaaagaatacaGTAATAATCAATCAGAAGGAGATCCATACTTACGTTAAGAGGCAAAATGGAAGCACTACCGGTCATTGTGCCAATGAGAGAAACTATAAAGaaatggcatttaaacaattagCAGCGTTTTGTCATCCAGTACACTGACTTGCATTAAAATTCGATCTATTGTTGGTGTTTACTGTACAAATGCTCACCATTTACTTTGGGAAGGCACAGAGGAGTGAAGTCTGATATATTTGCCACACAAACGGCTGCATTGCAGCATGCGTTTACGTTGTCACAAACATTGTTGCTCCAAACGTAGCCCGTTCCACACCAGCATGTTGTATTTCGGCCAATTATTTCACACTCTGCAACAACAAATATTATTATAAGCAGCTCTAAAAATTTCAATTAAAGCTTTAGGGCGCATTTTCTACATGCGAGCTTAAAAAAATTTGACTTACCTGCTGCTATTTCTGCATCTGTGATAGTCACACCTGTTGTTGTGTCAAGAACTCCTATTAAATCTGGCAGAAGACTTGCAACATTTAAGGTTTTGTTTCCCTCAATCATGACCTCTGCCCAGTAGGTGACATCTGCAGActctgtaaaaaaatggatcaGAACATTCTCTTTTTATATAGCATAAATATAATGTAAGGagtttgttttactttaaatgcgcaataggctttatgcccagctgcaccacttcctgaacttcagccagctccccGCCTCCTGCCCGCCATCCTCGGACAAACTGACCGCTCCAGGTGTGACCAAATactgttgttgtgactactgaggtcaggcacacctggatcaATCAGCTtgtccaacaatggcagacaggaaacaaggagctggccgAAGCCCAGGAAGCAGTGCAGCTGAACACAAAGCCCACTGTATAACTGTACACTTGCTGCAtgttttattctgtttttataCATTGTTTCTCAGTGTCTGTATGGATGGGAAACAATagatttgaagagtttcgtagcaaaacgagataaccaccaatttgttaattgttcagaaatcccgttttttggttctgcaatccaattcatttcaatgcaactgcagttggtttgttttgatttaaacctttataacttaaaaaatacagctaagtagcacaataaaacaaaacaataacatgataacataataataaacatgttttgacaaaaatgtaaaaaaatggatttatctcgttttgcaaagaaactcttcatttacagAATTTGTTGTTACTCATTGTTTCGTGAGATTTATCCCAACGTGAATCGTGAAAAAATTGTTTTCCAATAACTGGACAGATTTATTCTGCAAAGGTCTGGTgaaatcaaacttacccacacGTGAAACCTGTAGAGGAcagataaagaaaacaaaagtaTGTTATCAGATTGCTTATTGTAGTCATAATTCAGTTGTCTGTCATAAATGTGTTATTATATAGAGAGCTGGATGgattattgtattgtattatgACAAGAAAATAGCAGAAAAATGTATACTAATACTTTTAATAAGATAAAAACTGTGTTTAAATCTGcttttattaactttataatCTTACCTGGCTAAAAATGAAAAGTGCAGCAAAAAACAGCATGCCTGCCTGAGACAGCTTCTTGACCCTAAACGTAAGATACATCATTGATATTGTTGGCAATGTAACATTTCTCTAAGTCTAAATGAATTATAATGCTATGCAGCAGCCAATAAAcataaaggggcggtttcccagacagggattagactagtcctagactaaaataaatggaagagcagtccaaactgaaaacaactggcactgacatatctttaaatacatcagtgccctttgttttacctcaatatgcacaccagtaatgttttaagtatgggatgtttgttaaaactagttatatttccaaattaatctaaggcctagtcctggcttaaaggtgtagcgaatgattttctcaaattttagaaaagaaccgccgccttcacttttttaaaaaatgcaattgcgcaacactcctgattgactactaggaggaccaatagtcttgatgatccacccggaaaaagaaaatcctctgcaatacctttaagataatccctgtccagggAACCACCCCATTgtgtaatatatttaatatttaaaatacacaaaaatactttttatctTTGTAACAGAAAGAAAATCCCTGATCCCGCAGACACATTACATTTAGCTTTAATCAGCTACTGAGCTAATGACATTAAGTCTTAACACATAAAAACacatattataaaacggctcgttctggttcttcattctgattggttgaaacgcgttctaagccgtgataaaataccccggtaaacccacggttcagaccgcatcacaagtatcactgcgccactgttgcttcatactgatttatgaaaataaacaccagtctttaatcatttttttatttttctacctttgcacaattatggcgatatccagataaatgtcaataaataaaacatttcgtcaataaaaAGCAAACGTTCTCTGaagtttttttgtcttattgatatttccgctattatccacaagatggcaatcttatccaacttaaacactgaggcattcactcgacacaa
This window encodes:
- the adgrf3b gene encoding adhesion G-protein coupled receptor F3 yields the protein MNIKRVKKLSQAGMLFFAALFIFSQVSRVESADVTYWAEVMIEGNKTLNVASLLPDLIGVLDTTTGVTITDAEIAAECEIIGRNTTCWCGTGYVWSNNVCDNVNACCNAAVCVANISDFTPLCLPKVNVSLIGTMTGSASILPLNIEPAFRVLNAFNTFNGTGSVLTGLNTYQHNFTVNLFSVFSTAKVQSIVTTLLNNATFYSLNLKTLGMVYIEAPEEKLCYNARQQLNCTCIEQMDSCMWQMTRDSESPMTLGPGSQVMLSDVCTTTSTVTLLSTNGFWSGTYSCLFTTKNIAHMAMAPIAIALLPEVINVTATPPTADCTSTPTATVVLNCTIETSIETYTAKLKIGADEQVPTTQVSNGIIMYTASFSIDCAAATKPRSYDASCTLENTRYQLRNRTIKLPVIYPGDGFCAQEVIADRTWPKTKDNETATLYCTEVGKQGVYTRKCNGNTWADEICLCVKAVLNTITSQASDFEKGLGATQEIAAYIFESLRNNTAEEGGNGIGDVRAAVSVFETMKSASANMPLGENLLENFLESASSMLNISWDVGDKTVTNNLATQYLASVENLMYSIRINNSNGYNSSNIQLGICRAGSSCNQSVFNVDVGLNATADLVKTMGIQNLADRMPKLGYEHALFPSIVVSTTAENRSSSTVNIKMAFQTEESGDMQCVFWNVTEERWSTDGCEYVKNPGGTAYCECNHLTSFSMLMSKFAVSLPFLDQLTYVGLGISICSLIVYIIIEGLVWKTVVKSSLSYFRHTALINISLCLLLADISFLASAFPSILSETACLILVVAKHYFFLAMFFWMLSLSIMLAYQLIFVFSHISKKVYMIIGYTLGYVCPTLTVAATYVYYDQTKQVEYFSVKTCWLTYQSAMVGSIYAFLFPVGFIVFANICSMVVVIATVLKPSGAEADKKADKESAKAVIKVILFLTPVFGGTWVLGFLVFIMDDFTQFTTILVQYAFTIVNSLQGFFILLTGCFAEKRVRDEILRIVMGKPAKDGK